A genomic segment from Capra hircus breed San Clemente chromosome 15, ASM170441v1, whole genome shotgun sequence encodes:
- the C15H11orf52 gene encoding uncharacterized protein C11orf52 homolog isoform X3 — protein MGNQLCCGRSWGCTSTLQKKKKIGSQARRTLRRQQPQHERWRQLNDTKDHDTMGHTYEQVLRQLASQERSRQSLRGAEPLGSINRIRNLVGAFSWVEVCELSFSLKAVRKTNHFPTPYRLLRKQSPPGAVGTH, from the exons ATGGGAAACCAGCTCTGCTGCGGGAGAAGCTG GGGCTGTACATCAACtttacagaagaagaagaaaatag GGAGCCAAGCAAGACGAACACTGAGACGGCAGCAGCCGCAGCATGAGCGGTGGCGGCAACTGAATGACACGAAG GACCACGACACAATGGGACACACCTATGAGCAGGTGTTAAGGCAGCTTGCGTCTCAGGAGAGGAGCCGTCAAAGCCTCAG GGGTGCGGAGCCGTTAGGATCAATAAATCGCATAAGGAACCTGGTTGGTGCGTTTTCTTGGGTGGAGGTCTGCGAGCTCTCATTCAGCCTCAAGGCGGTAAGGAAGACCAACCACTTTCCAACGCCCTACCGGCTGCTACGGAAGCAGAGCCCCCCAGGTGCGGTTGGCACACACTGA
- the C15H11orf52 gene encoding uncharacterized protein C11orf52 homolog isoform X4: protein MGNQLCCGRSWGCTSTLQKKKKIGSQARRTLRRQQPQHERWRQLNDTKDHDTMGHTYEQVLRQLASQERSRQSLRSEDSSLYYADIQLCRLPQPRSVQEVKHLQLKNATEYATLRFPQVTPRYDSKNGTLV, encoded by the exons ATGGGAAACCAGCTCTGCTGCGGGAGAAGCTG GGGCTGTACATCAACtttacagaagaagaagaaaatag GGAGCCAAGCAAGACGAACACTGAGACGGCAGCAGCCGCAGCATGAGCGGTGGCGGCAACTGAATGACACGAAG GACCACGACACAATGGGACACACCTATGAGCAGGTGTTAAGGCAGCTTGCGTCTCAGGAGAGGAGCCGTCAAAGCCTCAGGTCGGAAGACAGCAGCTTGTATTATGCAGACATTCAACTGTGCAGACTTCCCCAGCCACGCTCTGTCCAGGAGGTGAagcacctccaattaaaaaatgccaCAGAGTATGCGACCCTTCGCTTCCCCCAGGTCACACCTCGCTATGACAGCAAGAATGGGACCCTTGTGTGA
- the C15H11orf52 gene encoding uncharacterized protein C11orf52 homolog isoform X1, producing MHKPLSVEKELGSPGDRAPWETSSAAGEAGSQARRTLRRQQPQHERWRQLNDTKDHDTMGHTYEQVLRQLASQERSRQSLRGAEPLGSINRIRNLVGAFSWVEVCELSFSLKAVRKTNHFPTPYRLLRKQSPPGAVGTH from the exons ATGCACAAGCCTCTTTCTGTGGAAAAAGAGCTGGGCTCCCCGGGAGATAGAGCACCATGGGAAACCAGCTCTGCTGCGGGAGAAGCTG GGAGCCAAGCAAGACGAACACTGAGACGGCAGCAGCCGCAGCATGAGCGGTGGCGGCAACTGAATGACACGAAG GACCACGACACAATGGGACACACCTATGAGCAGGTGTTAAGGCAGCTTGCGTCTCAGGAGAGGAGCCGTCAAAGCCTCAG GGGTGCGGAGCCGTTAGGATCAATAAATCGCATAAGGAACCTGGTTGGTGCGTTTTCTTGGGTGGAGGTCTGCGAGCTCTCATTCAGCCTCAAGGCGGTAAGGAAGACCAACCACTTTCCAACGCCCTACCGGCTGCTACGGAAGCAGAGCCCCCCAGGTGCGGTTGGCACACACTGA
- the C15H11orf52 gene encoding uncharacterized protein C11orf52 homolog isoform X2 produces the protein MHKPLSVEKELGSPGDRAPWETSSAAGEAGSQARRTLRRQQPQHERWRQLNDTKDHDTMGHTYEQVLRQLASQERSRQSLRSEDSSLYYADIQLCRLPQPRSVQEVKHLQLKNATEYATLRFPQVTPRYDSKNGTLV, from the exons ATGCACAAGCCTCTTTCTGTGGAAAAAGAGCTGGGCTCCCCGGGAGATAGAGCACCATGGGAAACCAGCTCTGCTGCGGGAGAAGCTG GGAGCCAAGCAAGACGAACACTGAGACGGCAGCAGCCGCAGCATGAGCGGTGGCGGCAACTGAATGACACGAAG GACCACGACACAATGGGACACACCTATGAGCAGGTGTTAAGGCAGCTTGCGTCTCAGGAGAGGAGCCGTCAAAGCCTCAGGTCGGAAGACAGCAGCTTGTATTATGCAGACATTCAACTGTGCAGACTTCCCCAGCCACGCTCTGTCCAGGAGGTGAagcacctccaattaaaaaatgccaCAGAGTATGCGACCCTTCGCTTCCCCCAGGTCACACCTCGCTATGACAGCAAGAATGGGACCCTTGTGTGA